A portion of the Carya illinoinensis cultivar Pawnee chromosome 11, C.illinoinensisPawnee_v1, whole genome shotgun sequence genome contains these proteins:
- the LOC122282659 gene encoding pentatricopeptide repeat-containing protein At5g55840 isoform X1, with the protein MGFSSSTTERCIRSSRGQNKALQSTGTCAGSEMEKSIYAILTIDRWESLNHMEYRLASLRPVHGKLALKFLNWVTKQPGLEPKHLTHILCVTTHVLVRARMYGAAKSILRHLTQTGIGPNSVFGAFMNTYPLCKASPAVFDLLIRVYVGEGMVGDAVKTFNLMGFRGFQPSVFTCNMILASMVKDRRAGSAWSLFKEMLGREVCPNVATFNILINALCVEGKLKKAGYLLTKMEESGYFPTIVTYNTLLNWYCKKGIYKAAFELIDHMGSKGIEADVCTYNMFIDNLCRNNRSAKGYLLLRKMRKRMVYPNEVTYNTLINGFVKEGKIGVATRLLDEMSLLYLSPNCITYNTLVDGHCSKGNFEEAFRLFDLMEAGGLQPNDVSYGTLLNGLCKQAKFHLARSVLERIRTKGLKVGCIAYTAVIDGLCKNGLLDEAIRLFYEMFTDCVNPDVITFSVLINGFCTVGKLRNAKEIMCKMYKAGLVPNNIIYSTLVYNFCKMGKITEALNIYTAMNRNGHDVDHFTCNMLVASLCGAGKLVEAENFMHHMSRVGLGPNSVTFDCIIDGYGSLGDGLKAFSMFDEMIKVGHHPSPFTYGSLLKGLCKGGNLGEAKSFLNKLHFIPSAVDTVLYNTILAEICKLGNLQEAVVLLDDMVQNSVMPDSYTYTILLSGLCRKGKLVAAILLLEKLMEKETLRPNLALYTCLVDGLFKGGQSKAALYLYEEMENKGLNPDTIALNAVLDGYSRMGKPVQANDVFSNMISRSLCPNLATYNILLHGYSKKQILIACSRLYGLMIRTGFLPDKLTCHSLILGLSESGMLDIGIKMLKKMTMEGVTADQCTFNMLITKCCETGDMQKAFDLVNIMNYLGVLSDVDTQNAILNGLVRASSFHESHIFLHDMLEKGFTPNCVQYITLINGMCRVGDIQGAFKLKDEMEALGICSRDVAESAMVRGLARCGKIEEAMLVFNCMLRRQLVPTTATFTSLMHMFCKVANLTEALKLRGIMEHCGLKLDVAAYNVLVSGHCNNGDVVAALELYEEMKQRGLWPNTTTYTVLIDAISAENNNTVKGEILLKDLQERGWISCIWGGSTQQLNEGLTIAKEKISLLMKKRKRKEAKSK; encoded by the exons atGGGCTTCTCTAGTTCTACCACAGAGAGGTGTATACGCTCTTCTCGCGGCCAAAACAAAGCTCTTCAGAGCACAGGAACCTGcg CAGGTTCAGAAATGGAGAAGAGCATTTATGCAATTCTTACCATAGACCGTTGGGAGTCATTGAATCACATGGAATATAGGTTGGCTTCACTTAGACCAGTTCATGGGAAGCTGGCCTTGAAATTCCTCAACTGGGTCACCAAACAACCTGGTTTGGAACCCAAACATCTTACCCATATACTATGCGTCACAACCCACGTACTTGTTAGAGCTAGAATGTATGGCGCTGCCAAATCAATTTTGAGGCACTTAACCCAAACGGGTATTGGGCCAAATTCGGTTTTTGGTGCTTTCATGAACACATACCCTCTTTGCAAGGCAAGTCCTGCTGTTTTTGATCTTCTAATTAGGGTTTATGTTGGAGAAGGGATGGTGGGCGATGCTGTAAAGACTTTCAATTTGATGGGCTTTCGGGGATTTCAGCCGTCAGTGTTTACTTGTAATATGATTCTTGCCTCAATGGTGAAAGATCGGAGAGCTGGCTCAGCGTGGTCTCTTTTCAAGGAAATGCTGGGAAGGGAAGTTTGTCCCAATGTTGCTACTTTTAACATATtgataaatgcattatgtgtAGAAGGGAAGCTTAAAAAAGCAGGTTATCTGCTGACAAAGATGGAAGAGAGTGGTTACTTTCCGACTATAGTTACTTATAATACATTGCTCAATTGGTATTGCAAGAAGGGGATATACAAAGCTGCATTTGAACTGATTGATCATATGGGATCTAAGGGCATCGAAGCAGATGTTTGTACATATAATATGTTTATTGATAATTTGTGCAGAAACAACAGAAGTGCAAAAGGTTATTTGCTGCTAAGAAAGATGAGGAAAAGGATGGTATATCCAAATGAAGTGACTTACAATACTCTGATTAATGGGTTTGTTAAGGAGGGAAAGATTGGAGTTGCTACACGGCTTTTGGATGAGATGTCATTGCTTTATCTTTCACCAAATTGCATTACTTACAATACTTTGGTCGATGGGCACTGTAGCAAGGGTAATTTTGAAGAGGCATTTAGACTTTTCGATTTGATGGAAGCTGGGGGTTTGCAACCTAATGATGTCAGTTATGGGACTCTATTAAATGGGCTGTGCAAGCAGGCCAAGTTTCACTTAGCAAGAAGTGTTCTAGAGAGAATAAGGACAAAGGGGTTAAAAGTAGGTTGTATTGCATACACAGCAGTGATTGATGGATTATGCAAAAATGGGTTGCTTGATGAAGCTATCCGGTTGTTCTATGAGATGTTCACAGATTGTGTCAATCCTGATGTTATCACATTTTCAGTGCTTATAAACGGATTTTGCACAGTGGGGAAGTTAAGGAACGCAAAGGAGATAATGTGTAAAATGTATAAAGCCGGACTAGTACCAAACAATATCATATACTCTACATTAGTTTATAATTTCTGCAAGATGGGAAAAATTACAGAGGCTTTGAATATCTACACAGCTATGAATCGCAATGGCCATGATGTAGACCATTTCACATGTAACATGTTGGTTGCTTCTTTATGTGGAGCTGGAAAACTTGTAGAGGCAGAAAATTTCATGCATCACATGAGCAGGGTTGGCCTTGGTCCTAACTCCGTCACTTTTGATTGTATTATAGATGGCTATGGAAGTTTGGGTGATGGGTTAAAAGCATTTTCTATGTTTGATGAAATGATTAAAGTAGGTCATCACCCTAGTCCTTTCACATATGGGAGTTTATTGAAAGGACTATGCAAGGGTGGAAATCTTGGGGAGGCAAAGAGTTTTCTGAATAAACTCCACTTTATTCCCTCTGCTGTAGATACCGTTCTCTACAATACAATACTTGCTGAGATATGTAAACTGGGGAATTTGCAGGAGGCAGTTGTCCTTCTTGATGATATGGTCCAGAATAGTGTGATGCCTGACAGTTATACGTACACCATTCTTCTTTCTGGGCTATGCAGGAAAGGCAAATTGGTTGCTGCTATCCTGTTGTTGGAGAAACTGATGGAAAAAGAAACTTTACGTCCAAATCTGGCGTTGTATACTTGTTTGGTTGATGGCCTTTTCAAGGGCGGCCAATCAAAGGCAGCTTTGTATCTTTATGAAGAGATGGAAAACAAAGGCCTGAACCCTGATACAATTGCACTTAATGCAGTTTTAGATGGATACTCAAGGATGGGAAAACCGGTTCAGGCAAATGACGTCTTTTCTAATATGATAAGCAGAAGTTTGTGTCCTAATTTGGCTACATATAATATTCTCTTGCATGGATATTCAAAGAAACAGATTTTAATAGCATGTTCTAGATTGTATGGTCTTATGATCAGGACAGGTTTTCTACCTGACAAATTAACATGCCATTCTCTTATTCTTGGGCTTAGTGAGTCTGGTATGTTGGACATTGGTATCAAAATGTTGAAAAAGATGACAATGGAAGGTGTTACAGCTGATCAGTGTACTTTTAACATGCTTATTACCAAGTGTTGTGAAACTGGTGATATGCAGAAAGCCTTTGATCTGGTTAATATAATGAACTATTTGGGAGTTCTTTCTGATGTAGATACCCAAAATGCCATCTTAAATGGACTGGTTAGAGCTTCATCTTTCCACGAATCCCATATTTTTCTGCATGACATGTTGGAAAAGGGTTTTACTCCTAATTGTGTGCAATATATCACACTAATTAATGGTATGTGTAGAGTGGGAGATATACAAGGAGCATTCAAGCTAAAAGATGAGATGGAAGCACTAGGTATCTGTTCACGCGATGTTGCTGAGAGTGCTATGGTTAGAGGGCTTGCACGATGTGGGAAAATTGAGGAAGCCATGCTGGTTTTTAATTGCATGCTCAGGAGGCAACTCGTTCCAACTACTGCCACTTTTACATCTTTGATGCACATGTTCTGCAAGGTTGCTAACCTCACAGAGGCTCTAAAGTTGAGGGGCATCATGGAACATTGTGGTCTGAAGCTTGATGTTGCTGCCTATAATGTACTCGTTTCAGGCCACTGCAATAATGGTGATGTGGTGGCTGCATTAGAACTTTATGAAGAGATGAAACAAAGAGGACTCTGGCCCAACACCACCACCTATACTGTTCTCATTGATGCCATTTCAgctgaaaataataatactgTTAAGGGTGAAATACTTTTGAAGGACTTGCAGGAAAGAGGTTGGATTTCTTGCATTTGGGGTGGAAGCACCCAACAATTAAATGAGGGATTGACAATCGCCAAGGAGAAAATAAGTCTGTTaatgaaaaaaaggaagagaaaggaGGCCAAAagcaaatag
- the LOC122281400 gene encoding protein NOI4, which produces MSDKGQPLPKFGEWDVNDPASAEGFTVIFNKARDEKKTGGKPESPGNVDSQKPGVDAGKPQAKKWFCCIQDPPTQS; this is translated from the exons ATGTCG GACAAGGGTCAGCCACTGCCAAAATTTGGTGAATGGGATGTCAATGATCCTGCGTCTGCTGAAGGATTTACTGTGATTTTTAATAAGGCCAGAGATGAAAAGAAGACAGGTGGCAAACCAGAGTCACCGGGGAACGTTGATTCTCAAAAGCCTGGAGTGGATGCTGGCAAGCCTCAGGCT AAAAAATGGTTTTGCTGCATTCAAGACCCACCTACACAATCCTGA
- the LOC122281401 gene encoding cellulose synthase-like protein E6 — protein sequence MVHMDKGGTEEDEALALFETKEARFRGAYRLFASTIVVGICLIWVYRLSHLPRSAHDQGRWAWIGLFLADVCFSLYWIFTQSARCNVVYRYPFKDRLSHRYEEKLPGVDILVCTADPKMEPPTMVINTVLSAMSYNYPPEKLSVYLSDDGGSELTFYALLEASAFSKHWIPFCKKFRVEPMSPAAYFSKHSAASNSQHDLSINIGPEWLAVKKLYEEMKNRIDSIVETGMIPKKIRDQHKGFSEWNSNATKQDHQSIVQIMIDGRDKNAVDIDGGRLPMVVYMAREKRPQWPHNFKAGALNALLRVSAKISNAPFILNLDCDMYANDADAVREALCFFMDEGKGKEIAFVQHPQNYDNITKNDIYSTSSSVANKFELPGIGGYEAALYCGTVCFHRRESLCGKVCSKDYRGEWNSTEGEKKSDKTVNELEEASKVLANCSHEKDTQWGKKMGLIYGCPVEDIVTGLTIQCRGWKSLYYNPDKKAFLGVAPATLDTALIQQKRWSEGMFQIFFSKYCPFIYGRGKIKLGAQMGYCMYLLWAPISLPALYYVIVPPLCLLRGIPLFPQVKSLWFLPFAYVFLARNTCSIAEALCSGDTLKAWWNSQRIWVIRRTTSYFFAFIDTMTGTLGLSQTTFALTDKVMTEDVSKRYAQEIIEFGSSSVMFTVMATLAMLNLFSLIGCIAKAIMDLEYFKSLDQLIVQIILVVLLVMLNIPVYQALFTRRDKGRIPSSVLFNSILLASLACLVPII from the exons ATGGTTCATATGGATAAGGGAGGTACTGAAGAAGATGAAGCACTTGCTTTATTCGAGACGAAAGAAGCACGATTTAGAGGAGCATACAGGCTGTTCGCGTCCACAATAGTTGTGGGTATATGTTTGATATGGGTTTACAGGTTGTCACATCTCCCAAGATCAGCTCATGATCAAGGTAGATGGGCTTGGATTGGCCTGTTCTTGGCGGACGTATGTTTCAGTTTGTACTGGATCTTCACTCAGTCTGCTCGATGCAACGTTGTTTACCGTTACCCTTTCAAAGACAGACTCTCACATAg ATACGAAGAGAAGTTACCGGGAGTAGACATTTTGGTGTGCACGGCAGACCCGAAGATGGAGCCGCCAACAATGGTGATAAACACGGTGTTATCGGCCATGTCCTACAATTATCCACCGGAGAAGTTGAGCGTTTACCTTTCCGATGATGGTGGCTCGGAACTGACGTTCTATGCACTCCTTGAGGCCTCTGCCTTCTCTAAGCATTGGATACCCTTTTGCAAAAAGTTCAGGGTCGAACCGATGTCCCCCGCAGCCTACTTTTCCAAACACTCGGCCGCCTCCAACTCGCAACATGACCTCTCCATCAATATTGGTCCAGAATGGTTGGCAGTCAAG AAACTatatgaagaaatgaaaaatcgCATCGACTCAATCGTTGAAACGGGCATGATTCCAAAAAAAATAAGGGACCAACACAAAGGATTTTCAGAGTGGAATTCCAACGCAACGAAGCAGGATCACCAGTCAATTGTGCAG ataATGATTGATGGAAGAGACAAAAATGCCGTGGATATTGACGGAGGGCGACTGCCAATGGTGGTATACATGGCACGAGAAAAGAGACCCCAGTGGCCCCATAACTTCAAAGCCGGAGCTCTGAATGCACTT TTAAGAGTGTCGGCAAAGATTAGCAATGCTCCCTTCATCCTCAACCTGGACTGTGACATGTATGCAAATGATGCAGATGCAGTACGAGAGGCGCTATGTTTTTTCATGGATGAAGGGAAAGGCAAGGAGATCGCTTTCGTGCAACATCCACAAAATTATGACAATATAACCAAGAATGATATTTATTCAACTTCTAGTTCTGTAGCCAATAAG TTTGAGCTTCCGGGTATTGGTGGATATGAAGCGGCATTGTACTGTGGCACTGTATGTTTCCATCGAAGAGAGAGTCTGTGTGGAAAGGTGTGCTCCAAGGATTATAGAGGAGAGTGGAACAGTACTGAAGGAGAAAAGAAGTCGGATAAAACTGTTAATGAATTGGAAGAAGCATCAAAAGTCCTTGCTAATTGTAGCCATGAAAAGGACACTCAATGGGGGAAAAAG ATGGGGCTGATATATGGGTGCCCAGTGGAAGACATTGTAACTGGCTTGACCATCCAATGCAGGGGTTGGAAATCACTCTATTATAATCCAGATAAGAAGGCCTTCTTGGGTGTTGCCCCAGCAACCTTAGATACAGCTCTTATTCAACAAAAGAGGTGGTCCGAAGGCATGTTTCAGATATTCTTCTCCAAGTATTGCCCCTTCATATATGGACGTGGGAAGATAAAATTGGGTGCCCAGATGGGATATTGCATGTATCTTTTGTGGGCTCCAATTTCCTTGCCAGCGCTCTATTATGTGATTGTTCCTCCTCTCTGCTTGCTCCGTGGCATTCCCTTATTCCCCCAG GTTAAAAGCCTATGGTTCCTGCCTTTTGCGTACGTTTTTCTAGCTAGGAATACATGCAGCATCGCTGAGGCCCTGTGCTCTGGGGATACACTCAAAGCATGGTGGAACTCTCAACGAATTTGGGTGATCCGAAGGACTACTTCATACTTTTTCGCGTTCATTGACACCATGACCGGGACATTAGGACTGTCTCAAACAACATTTGCACTCACAGACAAGGTGATGACAGAGGATGTATCAAAGAGGTACGCTCAAGAGATCATAGAGTTTGGAAGCTCATCTGTCATGTTCACTGTTATGGCAACACTGGCAATGCTAAATCTCTTCAGCTTAATTGGTTGCATTGCAAAGGCTATCATGGATTTGGAGTACTTTAAGTCGTTAGACCAGTTGATCGTACAGATCATTCTTGTCGTGCTACTTGTGATGCTCAATATTCCAGTGTACCAAGCACTCTTCACCCGCCGTGATAAGGGCCGTATCCCATCCTCTGTTTTATTCAACTCGATTCTTTTAGCTTCACTGGCTTGTTTGGTGCCTATCATATAG
- the LOC122282659 gene encoding pentatricopeptide repeat-containing protein At5g55840 isoform X2 produces MGFSSSTTERCIRSSRGQNKALQSTGTCGSEMEKSIYAILTIDRWESLNHMEYRLASLRPVHGKLALKFLNWVTKQPGLEPKHLTHILCVTTHVLVRARMYGAAKSILRHLTQTGIGPNSVFGAFMNTYPLCKASPAVFDLLIRVYVGEGMVGDAVKTFNLMGFRGFQPSVFTCNMILASMVKDRRAGSAWSLFKEMLGREVCPNVATFNILINALCVEGKLKKAGYLLTKMEESGYFPTIVTYNTLLNWYCKKGIYKAAFELIDHMGSKGIEADVCTYNMFIDNLCRNNRSAKGYLLLRKMRKRMVYPNEVTYNTLINGFVKEGKIGVATRLLDEMSLLYLSPNCITYNTLVDGHCSKGNFEEAFRLFDLMEAGGLQPNDVSYGTLLNGLCKQAKFHLARSVLERIRTKGLKVGCIAYTAVIDGLCKNGLLDEAIRLFYEMFTDCVNPDVITFSVLINGFCTVGKLRNAKEIMCKMYKAGLVPNNIIYSTLVYNFCKMGKITEALNIYTAMNRNGHDVDHFTCNMLVASLCGAGKLVEAENFMHHMSRVGLGPNSVTFDCIIDGYGSLGDGLKAFSMFDEMIKVGHHPSPFTYGSLLKGLCKGGNLGEAKSFLNKLHFIPSAVDTVLYNTILAEICKLGNLQEAVVLLDDMVQNSVMPDSYTYTILLSGLCRKGKLVAAILLLEKLMEKETLRPNLALYTCLVDGLFKGGQSKAALYLYEEMENKGLNPDTIALNAVLDGYSRMGKPVQANDVFSNMISRSLCPNLATYNILLHGYSKKQILIACSRLYGLMIRTGFLPDKLTCHSLILGLSESGMLDIGIKMLKKMTMEGVTADQCTFNMLITKCCETGDMQKAFDLVNIMNYLGVLSDVDTQNAILNGLVRASSFHESHIFLHDMLEKGFTPNCVQYITLINGMCRVGDIQGAFKLKDEMEALGICSRDVAESAMVRGLARCGKIEEAMLVFNCMLRRQLVPTTATFTSLMHMFCKVANLTEALKLRGIMEHCGLKLDVAAYNVLVSGHCNNGDVVAALELYEEMKQRGLWPNTTTYTVLIDAISAENNNTVKGEILLKDLQERGWISCIWGGSTQQLNEGLTIAKEKISLLMKKRKRKEAKSK; encoded by the exons atGGGCTTCTCTAGTTCTACCACAGAGAGGTGTATACGCTCTTCTCGCGGCCAAAACAAAGCTCTTCAGAGCACAGGAACCTGcg GTTCAGAAATGGAGAAGAGCATTTATGCAATTCTTACCATAGACCGTTGGGAGTCATTGAATCACATGGAATATAGGTTGGCTTCACTTAGACCAGTTCATGGGAAGCTGGCCTTGAAATTCCTCAACTGGGTCACCAAACAACCTGGTTTGGAACCCAAACATCTTACCCATATACTATGCGTCACAACCCACGTACTTGTTAGAGCTAGAATGTATGGCGCTGCCAAATCAATTTTGAGGCACTTAACCCAAACGGGTATTGGGCCAAATTCGGTTTTTGGTGCTTTCATGAACACATACCCTCTTTGCAAGGCAAGTCCTGCTGTTTTTGATCTTCTAATTAGGGTTTATGTTGGAGAAGGGATGGTGGGCGATGCTGTAAAGACTTTCAATTTGATGGGCTTTCGGGGATTTCAGCCGTCAGTGTTTACTTGTAATATGATTCTTGCCTCAATGGTGAAAGATCGGAGAGCTGGCTCAGCGTGGTCTCTTTTCAAGGAAATGCTGGGAAGGGAAGTTTGTCCCAATGTTGCTACTTTTAACATATtgataaatgcattatgtgtAGAAGGGAAGCTTAAAAAAGCAGGTTATCTGCTGACAAAGATGGAAGAGAGTGGTTACTTTCCGACTATAGTTACTTATAATACATTGCTCAATTGGTATTGCAAGAAGGGGATATACAAAGCTGCATTTGAACTGATTGATCATATGGGATCTAAGGGCATCGAAGCAGATGTTTGTACATATAATATGTTTATTGATAATTTGTGCAGAAACAACAGAAGTGCAAAAGGTTATTTGCTGCTAAGAAAGATGAGGAAAAGGATGGTATATCCAAATGAAGTGACTTACAATACTCTGATTAATGGGTTTGTTAAGGAGGGAAAGATTGGAGTTGCTACACGGCTTTTGGATGAGATGTCATTGCTTTATCTTTCACCAAATTGCATTACTTACAATACTTTGGTCGATGGGCACTGTAGCAAGGGTAATTTTGAAGAGGCATTTAGACTTTTCGATTTGATGGAAGCTGGGGGTTTGCAACCTAATGATGTCAGTTATGGGACTCTATTAAATGGGCTGTGCAAGCAGGCCAAGTTTCACTTAGCAAGAAGTGTTCTAGAGAGAATAAGGACAAAGGGGTTAAAAGTAGGTTGTATTGCATACACAGCAGTGATTGATGGATTATGCAAAAATGGGTTGCTTGATGAAGCTATCCGGTTGTTCTATGAGATGTTCACAGATTGTGTCAATCCTGATGTTATCACATTTTCAGTGCTTATAAACGGATTTTGCACAGTGGGGAAGTTAAGGAACGCAAAGGAGATAATGTGTAAAATGTATAAAGCCGGACTAGTACCAAACAATATCATATACTCTACATTAGTTTATAATTTCTGCAAGATGGGAAAAATTACAGAGGCTTTGAATATCTACACAGCTATGAATCGCAATGGCCATGATGTAGACCATTTCACATGTAACATGTTGGTTGCTTCTTTATGTGGAGCTGGAAAACTTGTAGAGGCAGAAAATTTCATGCATCACATGAGCAGGGTTGGCCTTGGTCCTAACTCCGTCACTTTTGATTGTATTATAGATGGCTATGGAAGTTTGGGTGATGGGTTAAAAGCATTTTCTATGTTTGATGAAATGATTAAAGTAGGTCATCACCCTAGTCCTTTCACATATGGGAGTTTATTGAAAGGACTATGCAAGGGTGGAAATCTTGGGGAGGCAAAGAGTTTTCTGAATAAACTCCACTTTATTCCCTCTGCTGTAGATACCGTTCTCTACAATACAATACTTGCTGAGATATGTAAACTGGGGAATTTGCAGGAGGCAGTTGTCCTTCTTGATGATATGGTCCAGAATAGTGTGATGCCTGACAGTTATACGTACACCATTCTTCTTTCTGGGCTATGCAGGAAAGGCAAATTGGTTGCTGCTATCCTGTTGTTGGAGAAACTGATGGAAAAAGAAACTTTACGTCCAAATCTGGCGTTGTATACTTGTTTGGTTGATGGCCTTTTCAAGGGCGGCCAATCAAAGGCAGCTTTGTATCTTTATGAAGAGATGGAAAACAAAGGCCTGAACCCTGATACAATTGCACTTAATGCAGTTTTAGATGGATACTCAAGGATGGGAAAACCGGTTCAGGCAAATGACGTCTTTTCTAATATGATAAGCAGAAGTTTGTGTCCTAATTTGGCTACATATAATATTCTCTTGCATGGATATTCAAAGAAACAGATTTTAATAGCATGTTCTAGATTGTATGGTCTTATGATCAGGACAGGTTTTCTACCTGACAAATTAACATGCCATTCTCTTATTCTTGGGCTTAGTGAGTCTGGTATGTTGGACATTGGTATCAAAATGTTGAAAAAGATGACAATGGAAGGTGTTACAGCTGATCAGTGTACTTTTAACATGCTTATTACCAAGTGTTGTGAAACTGGTGATATGCAGAAAGCCTTTGATCTGGTTAATATAATGAACTATTTGGGAGTTCTTTCTGATGTAGATACCCAAAATGCCATCTTAAATGGACTGGTTAGAGCTTCATCTTTCCACGAATCCCATATTTTTCTGCATGACATGTTGGAAAAGGGTTTTACTCCTAATTGTGTGCAATATATCACACTAATTAATGGTATGTGTAGAGTGGGAGATATACAAGGAGCATTCAAGCTAAAAGATGAGATGGAAGCACTAGGTATCTGTTCACGCGATGTTGCTGAGAGTGCTATGGTTAGAGGGCTTGCACGATGTGGGAAAATTGAGGAAGCCATGCTGGTTTTTAATTGCATGCTCAGGAGGCAACTCGTTCCAACTACTGCCACTTTTACATCTTTGATGCACATGTTCTGCAAGGTTGCTAACCTCACAGAGGCTCTAAAGTTGAGGGGCATCATGGAACATTGTGGTCTGAAGCTTGATGTTGCTGCCTATAATGTACTCGTTTCAGGCCACTGCAATAATGGTGATGTGGTGGCTGCATTAGAACTTTATGAAGAGATGAAACAAAGAGGACTCTGGCCCAACACCACCACCTATACTGTTCTCATTGATGCCATTTCAgctgaaaataataatactgTTAAGGGTGAAATACTTTTGAAGGACTTGCAGGAAAGAGGTTGGATTTCTTGCATTTGGGGTGGAAGCACCCAACAATTAAATGAGGGATTGACAATCGCCAAGGAGAAAATAAGTCTGTTaatgaaaaaaaggaagagaaaggaGGCCAAAagcaaatag